The following proteins come from a genomic window of Methanospirillum lacunae:
- a CDS encoding methyl-accepting chemotaxis protein — translation MTSAEIEPNSNMRVIFNISPYAMLIITNGVFIDANKAALNIFNAKKPEDIIGKPPAILSPPVQPNGRSSDESAGEIIKRALSGSHEIFEWEHQTLDGKSFFARVNLKLFEYLGNPSLMVAFEDITSQKVKEAELQASQKNLQIIFDNTPYAMLVITDGVFVEANAAAVHLFGAKTKDFFNGKPPAILSPQFQKDGIPSEKLAPEKIKQAMSGDVVSFDWIHQKFDGTIIDCHVTLAGIQYNGKPSLMTVIEDLTHQKKALSDIINVIQIAKGGNLTARTNEKEYAGDFFEICSGINQMLDIFTNPLRLFQTKITSITSNAEEVNASVEQVSGGTGLLADNSNLLSKNAEDGEEGVKQILSAMEDLSVTVSNLAVSSQNIAQMSTSAEEMGIAGIHLVQNTEKAMAEITKSSEHVDSIVLDIKNQMDQIGKIVNLISDIANQTNLLALNAAIEAARAGEAGRGFAVVASEVKSLAQESRQSAENISDMIRNLQDKSHKAAEAVSYSTENVVKGNQTLSETIKVFNSNVESIKNISQKVTDMASISEEQAASVEEITANVNEVAKILSGTLRQSLDSSAATEEISSSLSQISQAMHSVTRDVEEISSEMIQFKF, via the coding sequence ATGACAAGTGCAGAAATTGAACCCAATTCGAATATGAGAGTGATTTTTAATATTTCTCCGTATGCCATGCTAATCATTACGAATGGAGTTTTTATTGATGCAAATAAGGCTGCTCTAAACATATTTAACGCAAAAAAACCTGAAGATATTATCGGTAAACCTCCGGCCATACTTTCTCCTCCTGTTCAGCCAAATGGACGCTCATCTGATGAATCTGCCGGGGAAATAATAAAACGGGCCCTTTCAGGCTCGCATGAAATATTTGAATGGGAACACCAGACACTTGATGGCAAATCATTTTTCGCACGAGTTAATCTGAAATTATTTGAATATCTCGGTAATCCATCACTTATGGTTGCTTTTGAAGATATTACGAGCCAGAAGGTAAAAGAAGCAGAACTTCAGGCATCACAAAAAAATTTGCAGATAATTTTTGATAATACCCCCTATGCAATGCTTGTTATCACCGACGGCGTTTTTGTAGAAGCAAATGCGGCTGCAGTTCATCTCTTTGGTGCAAAAACCAAAGACTTTTTTAACGGAAAACCTCCTGCCATATTGTCTCCTCAATTTCAAAAAGATGGCATACCATCTGAAAAACTGGCACCCGAAAAAATAAAGCAGGCGATGTCTGGAGATGTTGTATCATTTGACTGGATTCACCAGAAGTTTGATGGAACAATTATTGACTGTCATGTAACTCTTGCTGGAATACAATACAATGGAAAACCATCTTTGATGACAGTAATTGAGGATCTGACCCATCAGAAGAAGGCGTTATCTGATATTATCAATGTGATTCAAATTGCAAAAGGAGGAAATCTTACTGCAAGAACGAATGAAAAAGAGTATGCCGGGGACTTTTTTGAGATCTGCAGTGGTATAAATCAGATGCTCGATATATTTACGAATCCTTTACGGCTTTTCCAGACCAAGATCACGAGTATTACATCTAATGCAGAAGAGGTAAACGCCAGTGTTGAACAGGTATCTGGTGGAACCGGGCTCCTTGCTGATAATTCGAATCTACTGAGTAAGAATGCAGAGGATGGAGAAGAGGGTGTGAAGCAGATCCTCAGTGCTATGGAAGATCTCTCAGTTACTGTCTCGAATCTGGCAGTTAGCAGCCAAAATATCGCTCAAATGTCAACATCAGCTGAAGAGATGGGTATTGCTGGAATCCACCTCGTTCAAAATACTGAAAAGGCAATGGCTGAGATTACCAAATCTTCCGAGCACGTCGATAGCATCGTTTTGGATATCAAGAACCAGATGGATCAGATTGGAAAGATCGTCAATTTAATATCTGATATCGCGAATCAGACAAACCTTCTTGCGTTAAATGCAGCAATTGAAGCGGCACGTGCAGGAGAAGCAGGGAGGGGGTTTGCTGTTGTGGCTTCTGAAGTGAAATCGCTTGCTCAGGAATCACGCCAGTCTGCAGAAAATATCTCTGATATGATTAGAAATCTGCAGGATAAGTCACATAAAGCTGCTGAAGCGGTTAGTTATTCAACAGAGAATGTAGTAAAGGGAAATCAGACGTTATCTGAAACAATCAAGGTGTTCAATAGTAATGTTGAATCGATTAAGAATATCAGTCAGAAGGTGACTGATATGGCTTCGATATCAGAAGAGCAGGCAGCATCAGTTGAAGAGATTACTGCAAATGTGAATGAAGTAGCAAAAATATTAAGTGGTACTCTTCGCCAGTCGCTTGATTCTTCAGCTGCAACCGAAGAGATCTCTTCATCTCTCTCACAGATTTCTCAGGCGATGCATTCTGTCACTCGTGATGTAGAAGAGATATCATCAGAGATGATCCAATTTAAATTTTAA
- a CDS encoding epoxyqueuosine reductase: protein MEYNTHLTDTIRSMALESGAELIGFADIQAFGDSKYQGNNPAEISDTLNTVILIGIPVPRGAFLPLPKGRAEYTNTLMAGTATLRIMAYQVARKLEQEGYLASIAPSEGSEFGYWYANKETLMADFSMKYTAYITGLGSFGKNHLFISDTYGSRVRFSAILTDAKLKPDSRSEHFIHPSCKDCDACIRACPVQAISPSGTISRQLCAEYMFKTLGGLRCGMCIRACPLSCTFMQ from the coding sequence ATGGAATACAATACTCACCTTACAGATACGATCAGATCCATGGCCCTGGAATCAGGAGCTGAACTTATCGGTTTTGCAGATATTCAGGCATTTGGCGATTCGAAATACCAGGGCAATAACCCGGCAGAAATTTCAGATACTCTGAACACTGTCATCCTCATCGGTATACCTGTTCCAAGAGGAGCGTTTCTCCCTCTTCCCAAAGGTCGGGCAGAGTATACCAATACCCTCATGGCAGGAACAGCAACACTCAGGATTATGGCATATCAGGTAGCAAGAAAACTGGAGCAGGAAGGATACCTTGCCAGTATTGCGCCAAGTGAAGGGAGTGAGTTCGGGTACTGGTATGCAAATAAAGAGACCCTGATGGCTGACTTTTCCATGAAATACACGGCCTATATTACCGGACTTGGATCATTTGGAAAGAACCATCTCTTCATATCTGACACGTATGGGTCCCGGGTCAGATTCTCTGCAATCCTCACCGATGCCAAATTGAAACCTGATTCCCGGTCTGAACATTTTATTCACCCCTCGTGCAAGGATTGTGATGCCTGTATCCGGGCCTGTCCGGTGCAGGCGATCAGTCCATCCGGGACCATTTCCAGGCAATTGTGTGCTGAATATATGTTCAAGACCCTGGGAGGACTCCGGTGTGGGATGTGTATCAGAGCCTGTCCCTTGTCGTGTACATTCATGCAATAA
- a CDS encoding MarR family winged helix-turn-helix transcriptional regulator — MRDTDGPFGKYVSLAYWLIQKRLNIELKGFGIKITQYSILRYLYKHDGSNQEQIAGDLEIDKGLCSREIRKLEDAGLITRTKHQSDNRQWICTLTESGLALKPDLIRIGEQVNDSVLGGLSSEEEEALYTLIKRVISNMDTGED; from the coding sequence ATGAGAGATACGGACGGGCCGTTTGGAAAGTATGTGTCACTTGCATACTGGCTTATCCAAAAACGATTGAACATCGAACTTAAGGGATTTGGGATAAAGATCACCCAGTATTCAATCCTCAGATATCTCTACAAGCATGATGGTTCCAATCAGGAGCAGATTGCCGGGGATCTTGAGATAGACAAAGGTCTCTGCTCACGTGAGATCAGAAAACTTGAGGACGCAGGACTCATCACCAGGACTAAACACCAGTCAGATAACAGGCAGTGGATCTGCACACTCACAGAATCCGGGCTTGCCCTCAAACCAGATCTTATCAGGATTGGAGAACAGGTCAATGATAGTGTTCTGGGTGGATTATCATCTGAAGAAGAAGAGGCCCTCTATACTCTCATCAAACGTGTCATTTCGAATATGGACACTG